Genomic window (candidate division WOR-1 bacterium RIFOXYB2_FULL_36_35):
TTTTGAAAAACCTTCAACCCGTACTCGGGTCTCTTTTGAAATAGGGATGTGGCAACTTGGAGGTTTGGCTATCAATCTTGATCAGGAAAATATCGGGCTTGGAGCCAGAGAATCGATAGGCGATGTGGCAAAAACGCTTTCCCGCTATGCTGACGGGATTTTGATCCGCACGTTTGAACATAAAAAAGTTATCGACCTTGCAGAATCAGCCAGCGTTCCTGTTATAAATGGGTTATCTGATCTTCTTCATCCGTGCCAGGCGCTGACGGATGTTTTTACTATAAGGGAGAAAAAGGGGTTAGAAGGGGCAAAAAGAGATGGAAAAGGATTGAAGGTGGCGTATATTGGAGATGGGAACAATGTTTGCCATTCCCTCATGTTTGCATGTGCCAAAGTCGGTATTAATTTGACTATTGCGGTGCCGGTTGGTTATGAGCCTGACGAAGAAATTGTTAAATTGGCTTTTGCTGATGCAAAGATGGCGGGGATACAGATAGACATTTTAAATGATCCAATAAT
Coding sequences:
- a CDS encoding ornithine carbamoyltransferase, which produces MKDLISIHDLTSLQVEEILSLACDLKQKQKDKEKHEYLWAKSLVMIFEKPSTRTRVSFEIGMWQLGGLAINLDQENIGLGARESIGDVAKTLSRYADGILIRTFEHKKVIDLAESASVPVINGLSDLLHPCQALTDVFTIREKKGLEGAKRDGKGLKVAYIGDGNNVCHSLMFACAKVGINLTIAVPVGYEPDEEIVKLAFADAKMAGIQIDILNDPIMAAKNADVIYTDVWTSMGQEAESRKRKADFEKFQINRELVKLAKPDFIFMHCLPAHRGEEVTDEVVDSTNSVVFDQAENRLHVQKAILTILLK